From Fusarium fujikuroi IMI 58289 draft genome, chromosome FFUJ_chr07, a single genomic window includes:
- a CDS encoding related to actin cytoskeleton organization and biogenesis — translation MEDKPDFDPSAFAADMQLRTRKTRNFDKVEHDLPDPKSAAFQKTQAAALSAPVNVSAWLSRFAQWNPFGKAVDAGDIVWLMDNTAYRNPETDQWEAEFVAAVFENEPKCRVADIVSGIASTLGLADDAAERDVIEKRIIPFLWDIQAARVFWIEHKKKEIKLGPTSINGITTSVEPLHHAHKGSVVDATASVPQGTQGLHDMQTYYAGPEGWAIISDVDDTIKVTLTSDPLGILKTTFVDEPTPVPGMPELYSELQTLLPRDTPWFYLSASPYNLYPLLREFRDRYFPQGTLILRDSSWRTVAGLLSALTMGTEEYKADRMKKIHSWLPKRKLILIGDSTQSDPEAYGEIYRTFPGWVKMILIRKATDVAAIGIEEKNQLERFEKAFKNVPVEAWHVFEEPSECRNIVRDVVRKRA, via the exons ATGGAGGACAAACCAGACTTTGATCCCAGCGCTTTTGCAGCCGATATGCAGCTGCGCACTCGAAAAACTCGAAACTTTGACAAGGTCGAGCACGATCTGCCCGATCCCAAATCCGCCGCTTTTCAAAAGACACAAGCTGCTGCTCTCTCAGCACCTGTCAATGTTTCAGCCTGGCTCTCGCGCTTTGCACAATGGAATCCCTTCGGAAAAGCCGTCGATGCTGGAGACATAGTGTGGCTGATGGATAACACGGCGTATCGAAACCCTGAGACCGACCAGTGGGAAGCTGAGTTTGTCGCTGCAGTGTTCGAGAACGAGCCCAAGTGCCGCGTGGCGGATATAGTATCTGGAATTGCTTCAACGTTGGGATTGGCGGACGACGCGGCCGAGCGCGATGTTATCGAAAAGAGAATCATTCCGTTCCTCTGGGATATTCAAGCAGCGAGAGTTTTCTGGATCGAGcataagaagaaggagatcaagtTGGGACCGACGAGCATTAATGGTATTACCACGAGCGTTGAGCCTCTTCATCACGCTCATAAGGGGTCGGTAGTTGATGCTACGGCGTCAGTACCTCAAGGCACTCAAGGCCTTCACGACATGCAGACTTACTACGCTGGACCTGAGGGCTGGGCCATCATATCTG ATGTCGACGACACCATCAAAGTCACCTTGACCAGCGATCCACTAGGCATCCTCAAGACCACCTTTGTCGACGAGCCAACACCAGTGCCTGGCATGCCAGAGCTTTACTCGGAACTTcagactcttcttcctcgtgaTACTCCGTGGTTCTACCTCTCGGCATCCCCGTACAACCTGTaccctcttcttcgagaaTTCCGAGACCGCTACTTCCCGCAAGGGACATTGATCCTCCGAGATTCGAGCTGGCGCACGGTAGCAGGCTTATTGTCGGCGCTGACAATGGGAACTGAGGAGTACAAGGCAGATCGCATGAAGAAGATTCACTCGTGGTTGCCGAAGAGAAAACTCATTCTCATTGGCGACTCGACACAATCCGATCCCGAGGCATATGGCGAGAT TTATCGAACATTCCCTGGCTGGGTCAAGATGATACTCATCCGCAAGGCCACAGACGTCGCTGCGATTGgcattgaagagaagaaccaGCTAGAGAGGTTTGAAAAGGCATTCAAAAATGTACCGGTTGAGGCGTGGCATGTTTTCGAGGAACCGAGTGAGTGTAGGAACATTGTTCGGGATGTTGTTCGCAAGAGGGCGTAA
- a CDS encoding related to mitochondrial ribosomal protein, whose protein sequence is MFSATRALRQASVHAERTPLIKFLGPRTIPSNVDHTPKPHPASGVEKLPESWSGYGNGDAATTHKSFSSYRDHVQQHGPLQKSGFGGTPAASLGSVKPPQGVAFDVSELPTRFHRAPLNAAEIEAIESGGAALFG, encoded by the exons ATGTTCTCTGCTACTCGAGCCCTCCGACAGGCTTCTGTCCACGCTGAGCGTACTCCTCTCATCAAGTTCCTCGGTCCCCGAACCATTCCTT CCAACGTCGACCACACCCCCAAGCCTCACCCTGCCTCCGGAGTCGAGAAGCTCCCCGAGTCCTGGTCCGGCTACGGAAATGGCGATGCTGCCACCACCCACAAGTCCTTCAGCTCCTACCGCGACCACGTCCAGCAGCACGGTCCTCTCCAGAAGTCTGGCTTCGGCGGAACCCCCGCTGCCTCCCTCGGCTCCGTCAAGCCTCCCCAGGGCGTTGCTTTTGACGTCTCTGAGCTCCCCACTCGCTTCCACCGCGCTCCCCTCAACGCCGCTGAGATTGAGGCTATCGAGTCCGGCGGCGCTGCTCTCTTCGGTTAA